TAAATTAGTAGTTTATTTTTATGACAAATCCATCTCCTCAAGATCCGCAAAACCCGATTCCAGAACGCAGAAGGAGACCTGCCTCTGGTGTAACTTTTGATGAAATGATCGGCATAATTGTTGCCTTTACAACTATTGGGGCAATATTATTTTGGACGCTAGGCGGAAAAAAAAGCGGTCTTGCCAATTTTGGTGGTTTAGGCGGAGGCAATAGCTTACTTTCTGACTCTATTACTACCTCAACTGGTTTTGGTTTAAATAATGGAGTCATCGGTTCAAAATCCGATACTAACGCTAGCATGACAAAATCTGATGAGCGAGAAATACTTAATAAATTGAGTCAGTCAGAATCACCTGTTGCTTTTGTTCCTCCATCCCAAGAACTTAATTTACCTGCTAAAGTCCAAAAGCAATCTTATCAGCTTGATTCTGGAGCCAAGCTAGTTCCTTTAGCTGGAATTGCTGCTCTTCCTGCCATTACAGCTAAACCCGAGCAAAATAAAAACAATATTACTACTCAAGCTCCCGCTAAGAAAAAGCCACAGCCACCTGCTTTCGTTGAAACTCCTGCCAAGAAAAAGCCAGCAATTGTTCCCATTGGAATGCCTAAAGATATTACTGATAAAGATTGGATTTATCCGTTTGTAAAGCAGATGAATGATAATGGGTTAGCAAGTGCCTTGATAGGCGATAAAAAGTTTGAACCAAATAAGCTGATTACTAGAGCTAGTATGGCTACTTTAATTAGCCGAGCTTTTGATATGCAGCCTGAAACTCAAGGAATTATAAAATTTAATGATGTAAGTAATGGAAATGAGATCGCCCAGGATGTGGATAAAGCAGTTCGCCTTGGCTTTATGAAAGGCTATTCTAAAAATACGTTTCGTCCTTTAGAAAACATCCCTCGCTATCAGGTACTAGTTGCTCTGGCGACTGGATTGGGTTTAAAACCATCTCAAAATGCCGACCAAGCTCTCCAAAAGCTCAAGGGTAGTGAAAACCTACCCGATTGGGCAAAAGAACAGGTAGCAGCTGCTTATGAAGCAAACTTAATTGTTAATCGTCCTGGTTTTGGTGAAGATTCTCTGATGCCCAATAAATCAGCAACTCGCGGTGAGGTTGCAGCTATGATTCACCAAGCTTTAGTCCAAAAAGGGAAACTCAAACCTTTGGAGTCTAAATATATTCTTAAACCGTAAAATTTATTTTAAGCGCGATCGCGCGTTAACCTCAGAACTCTATTGTTAAGCTATAGCTATATCTGAGCCATGAAAATAGCTTTTGCCAACTGATAACCATAGCCCCTAGATTAATCTATGGGGTTTTTTATTGTTTCATCCTTAAATACTTATGTCTGCTCCGCCAATTCAATGGTATCCAGGTCATATTGCCAAAGCCGAAAAGCAACTCAAAGAACAGCTAAAGAAAGTTGATGTAGTCTTAGAAATATTAGATGCTAGAATTCCTTTTGCTTCTCATCATCCTCAAATCGATAGCTGGATTGGCAGTAAACCACGTATAGTAGTCTTAAATCGTATGGACATGATTTCTGAATCAGCTAAACAGGATTGGACAAGATGGTTTCAAGCACAGGAAAAACAACCATTTTTTACTAATGCCAAACAGGGAAAGGGAATCAAAGCCATTAAAAGTGCTGCTCAAAAAGCAGGTGTGGCAACAAATCAACGACGACGAGATCGCGGTATGCGCCCTCGTCCTGTAAGGGCTGTGGTCATTGGCTTTCCCAACGTGGGCAAATCAGCTTTAATCAACCGCTTAGTCGGTCAAAAAATTGTTGTTAGTGAGCGTCGCGCTGGTGTAACCCGTCAGTTACGTTGGGTAAAAATTTCTGATGAAATTGAATTATTAGATGCTCCTGGGGTAATTCCCTGGAGATTAGAAAATCAGCAGGATGCAATAAAATTAGCTATTTGCGAAGATATTGGTGAGGCGTCTTATGACAATCAAGTTGTAGCAGCAGCAGCAGTAGATTTACTCTTAAGCTTAGGCTGGGAAAAAGCATTACAATCTCGCTTCAATTTTGAGCCTACGGGAATGACAGGAGAAGCTTTTATTCAAGAAGTTAGCGCTCGCTCTTTCAAGGGAGACAAAGAACGAGTTGCCCGCCAAATACTACATGATTTTCGTACAGGAAATATGGGACAGATTTCCTTGGAGTTACCGAGTAGTGTAGGGGCGGTTCGCGAACAGCCCGTACGGGAAGGGAGTAGTGAAGTGTAAGCGGTTGTTTTTGTTAGTGTTGCTGATATTTTGGCTAGGGTTTGCAACCAGAGCTAATGCTGCGATGTGTGGCGATCGCAATGGGCAACAGGTGTGTATTCTTAAGCTCAAGCGGAGTGCTAAAAACTATTGGGAATATCGAGCTAAGGTAAGTATCAACGGACAAAAGCAAACAGACAAAGAAATTTACAATTGTCGCGATCGCACTTTGACCCGCAAAGGCAAATATCCCATCCCTTTCCAAGCTAATAGTCCAGGGGAACTTGTCTGTAATCTGTTTCAGAAATATTAAAATAGTAATTAAATTATTTAAGAAAAATGGAAGCGATCGTCAAAGGCATGACTTTTCCCTTTACTATCCCCCAAGGATTCCGCATAACTTCAGAACAGTTTGAGCAATTAGCCGAAGTCGAACAATTAGCACGTTTAGAGTTGACTGCAAATGGAGAACTGATTGTCATGAGTCCTACAGGTGGAACAGCAGGAGGAAAAAACTTTAATCTTTATATTGATATAGGAATATGGAATCGTCAAACTAGATTGGGCAAAGCTTTTGATTCATCCACGATATTTGCGTTACCCAATGGAGCGAGAAGAAGCCCTGACGTTAGCTGGATTGTACTGGAGCGTTGGAATCAGCTGACTCAAGCACAACAAGATGGATTTCCTCCTATTGCTCCCGATTTTGTAATTGAACTTGTGAGTCCGAGCGATCTCAAAAATCAGCGATATAGAGACTTACAGGCAAAAATGAACGAGTATCTAGACAATGAAGTCAATCTTGGCTGGTTAATTGAACCATCAGCGAAGACAGTAGAAATATACCGCTTAGGACAACCTGTAGAAATATTAAACAATCCCCAATCTCTATCTGGAGAAGATGTATTACCAGGATTTACTTTAGAACTAACTGAAATTTTTACTGCTTAACTTACTGAATTAGTAATCAAATCAAACAATTTAGCTAAAGAGCGATCGCTATTCCAATTGTCCATTTTCTTGATATAGTTTTCTCGATTACTATAAACAGTGTGAATTGTGTTCAACAAGCTATCTTCAGTTAAGTTTTCTTCTAAAATCACTTCGGCATATCCCTGTCTTTCAAATACTTTAGCATTGTCAATCTGATCGCCACGACTAGACTTTTTCGGTAGAGGAATTAAAATCATCGGTTTTTTAAGAGCTAGAAATTCAAAGAGAAAATTAGAGCCAGCGCGAGAAATCACCAGATCTGCTAAACACATCAAATCTGCAAGCTCATTAGCTACATATTCAAATTGCTTATAGCCTTGGTGTTCTAAACTTCGATCTATATTGCCCTTGCCACAAATATGAATAATTTGAAACTCTTGGAGCAATTTATTGAGCAGTGAACGTACTGTTTGATTAATATATACAGAGCCAAGACTACCACCAGTAACTAGAATTACTGGTTTAGTAGAATCAAATTGGCAGAAAGTCCTTCCTCTTTCGCGATCGCCTTGTTTTAACTCTGGACGTACTACAGCACCGATAAATTCTCCTTTATCTTTGGGTAAATGCTGCAAAGTCTCAGGAAATGTAGTGCAAATTTTCTGAGCAAAATTCATATTGATGCGGTTTGCTAATCCCGGTGTCAAGTCAGACTCATGGGTAATTACAGGTATATTGTTTAATCGACTACTTAGCACTACAGGAACAGAAACAAAACCACCCTTAGAAAAAACAATCTTCGGTTGCTCCTGACGAATAATTTTGTAAGCCTCAATGATGCCTTTCAGCACGCGAAAAACATCGCTAAAGTTTTGCCTATCAAAGTAGCGTCGTAGTTTACCTGTGGGAATTGCGTGATAAGTAACTTCAGGAAAATCGGCAATGAGTTCCCGTTCAATTCCTGCAAAAGAGCCAATATATACAACTTCCCATCCAGACTTAATTAATAGAGGAATTAGAGCCAAATTGACCGTAATATGTCCAGCAGAACCGCCACCCGTGAGCAAAATCTTGTTCTTCACTATTGGTTATTTATCTGTTAATACCTTCATAGTGTATGCTGCCTCAAAGAGTCAATAAAACCAAAAAATAAATGTCGATTAAAACAGATAAAATCCAGGTGGGTAAGTTTCAGTGGTTTTATCGTCAAACTGAGTTAGAAAGCGAACGTATTCCCGTACTTTTTTTACATGGTTTGCCATCCCATAGCTATACTTGGCGACAAATTATGTCCCTATTAGCGGATGAAAATATTCCCAGTATTGCCGCCGACTGGCTCGGTTGCGGATTTTCTGACAAACCTAATCAAAAAGATTTTGCCTACACTCCTGAAGCTTTTTTAACAGGCTTACAAGAATTAATTACAGCTTTAAAGTTAGAGAAATTTTACTTAGTTGTGCAAGGATTTCTTAGTTCAGTTGGGTTGCAATATGCTATTCAAAATCCTCAGCAAATTGAAGGGTTAATTATTCTTAATACTCCTATTACTTCAAGTGCTAAACTTCCTTGGCTGATGAAGCAGTTGAGTTTACCCGTGGTAGGAGACATGATGACTCAAGATCCACTTTTAGTCGATCGCACCATCGAAAAAGGCAGTGGCTTTGTAGTCGCCGATCGAGATCTTGATGTGTTGCGTAAACCCTTCTTACAAAGTTCAGACGTGGGTAGATCTTTGATGGTTATTCTTAAAAAATTGCAGCTAAATCGAACTATGCCAGAAATCGAAGCTGGTTTAAGTCAATGGTCAAAACCAACCTTGATAATTTGGGGGACAGCCGATAAATGGCTGGATATTACTGATGTCCAGAAACTAGCTGCTGCTAATTCCAATATTACTTTAATCGAATTGCCAGAAGCCAAGCATTATCCTCAAGAACATTGGGCATCAGACATTGCTAAAGAAATTGTGCAGTTTTTTCGCCGTAAAGTTTTTTAAGATGCAGGTTTCCTGAGAAAATTAAGACATAGTAATATACATTTTTGAGCAAGATGAAAATTTTTCGCCCTATTCTCTCTTTAATATTGGTATTGGTAACAACCCTATTAGTTAGCTGTGGCGGTTCTAATGTCTCTGCGCCACCAACCTATACCCCTGAAAAACTACAAAAAATTGAAACCTACCGTATTCCGCTGGATATCGCCCGCCAGAGGATTTCTGAACTGGGTGAGTCTATTAGCAATGAAAACTGGTCAAACGCAAAAAGTTTTCTTCATGGTCCTTTAGGCTCGATTAGAAGAGACTTAACCTACTTATCCAAAGCTTTACTACCTGATGAGCAAGAGCCAGCTTTAGAGCAAGCTAAAGATATTTTTAGGCATCTGGAAAATATTGATGCTGCCGTTAGCGAAAATAACTATAGCGTAGCAACTGACCAGTATAAGAAAGTTGTATCTGATTTGGATACTTATGCTAGTTTGATTCCTCAAACTGAGAAACCAGCTAAGCAGGCACAAAAAGTAACTAACAAAGTAGAAAAGTCAGTTAATCAAGCACAAAAAGCAACTACAAAAGCAGCAGAAAAATCTGTCAACCAGGCAGAAAGAGCAAAGTCACAAGCTGAAGATGTATTTGAAGGAGTTAAAGCTGAAGTAAATGAAACCATCAAAGAGATTACTCCTAATTTTGGTGAAGATACTTAAGTAACTCAATAGTAATTATAAGCTAAAAGGCTTGGCTTGCCGAGCCTTTTCTTTTTAATCAATTTTTTGTCAGCAAAGATGAGCAAAATTGTCATAATTGGCTGTGGGATAGTGGGCGCAGCGATCGCCTATGAGCTTAGTCTAATCTCAGGGTTAGACATTACCGTAATTGAAAAGAATACTCCCGCTTCTGGTTCAACGGGGGCAGCTTTAGGCGTATTAATGGGTGTCATTAGCCACAAGCAAAAAGGCAGGGCTTGGCGGTTTCGTGCCACTAGCTTAAAACGCTATGAAACTTTAATTCCCGAACTTGAAGCCAAAACAAGGTTATCTATTCCTGTTAATCGTCAGGGAATTGTCAAGCTGTTGTTTGAAGGGGAAAATTTAGAAAAATGGTATAAGTTACAAGCATTTCGTGCCTCAGAAGGTTGGGAATTAGAAATTGGCGATCGCAATTATGCCACTCAAAAATGTCCCCACATAGTTAATGACCAGATTATTGGTGCGGTTTATTCCCCTCAAGATAGACAGATAAATCCTGTCAAATTAACCGAAGCTTTAGTAGCTGCTGCCACTGCTAACGGGGTCAAGTTTCATTTTGGCATTATGGTCAAAGATTTTATTACTCAAGCTGCAAATGACAATGAACTATCAAGCTGTCAACAGTTAGAAACCAACGCAGGGAAAATTGAGGTTGAACAACTAATTATTTCGGCAGGTTTGGGTTCAACCCCCTTAACTCAGTCTTTACAGCAAACAATTCCAATTCGCCCTGTATTAGGACAGGCAATCAAATTCAAGTTAGACAAGCCTTTAGGCAATGCCAATTTTCAACCCGTAGTTACAGGCAATGATATTCATATCGTACCGTTGGGCAATCAAGAATACTGGCTCGGTGCAACCGTAGAATTTCCGAATGAAAGAGGAGAGGGTGTTGCTGATGCTCAAATATTAGAACAGCTAAAGCAAGAGGCAATTAATCTTTGCCCTCAATTAAAAAATGCTACTATCCTCAAAACTTGGTCTGGTAAACGCCCTCGCCCTGACGGTATTTCCGCCCCAATTATCAATAAGCTATCAGGTTACGATAATGTCTTATTAGCTACAGCCCATTATCGTAACGGTGTCTTACTAGCCCCAGCAACTGCTTTAGAAGTAATTAGCTTAATTGATTAGACCTCTTGCACGAATCAGAAATATCGGTTGAGAATGAGGTCAATTCGAGCATTCCCTTGCGCCATTAGGCGACGCGGTGAGACAGTTGCGTTGCGGTGAAGCAGTTCGTTGGCGGGGTTCCCCCGCTTAAAGAAACTGCTGAACCCGAAGGGGGGTTTCCCCCGTTGCGAGACAAAACCGTTGCGGGGGTTCCCCCCGTTGAGGTTATTGTCGAGGGCGAGCAAACTGTTGAACCCTTTAGGGGGTCTCGAATGAGGTCAGAAGTTAGCAAGGTGTAACCATCGCAGCTAGTCAGAGGTCAGGAATTTAAAACTAGTATCGAAAAAATATATTCATGCAAAAAATCTATTATTGATAATTGATTTAAACATCATAAATATCAGTAATCATTCTTAGCAAAAAGGTATTACCATTTAGGTCTTGAAAACAAGATTTCTTGGTAACAAGTATTTTCTCATTTCCTTCGGCATCAGTAAAAGGTTCTTCGTCTACTTCGTCAGTGCCTGTTAACATGACTAATTCATCTTTTGCCCAATAAATATCGGCTTGTTCTTGTGGATAAAAATCTGGTTCGGATTTGCCTAACATTTTAGCTTTGGCATAACCGACAAATTTGCAGTAAGCATTATTAACTAATACCCAACGATGATTGGTATCCTTGACAAAAACAGGGTTACTAATACTATCAAACGCTTTTTCTAAGAAGTCTTTGGCACTTTGTGTTTGCTGTTTTTGTTGAAAGTATTACCCCTCATCCTTTTAAAGTTTCAGTTGAGTCTCTAAAATATTGCTATAGGTTTCGTAAGGTTTGCTACCAAATAAACTTTCTACTACTTCTCCATCACGAAACACTAGCACCGCAGGAATACTTCGGATACCGTATTTTTTGGCAATGTCTTTGTTTTCGTCAATATCAATTTTGATAACGGTAGCGCGATCGCTGTACTCTGAAGCTAATCGATCGATTAAAGGCGCGACTACACGACAAGGGCCACACCAGGTTGCGCTATAGTCAGCGACTACAAGCTTTTCATTACTCAGCAACTGATTAAATTCACCTTCGTTTGCAAAATTAGCTTTGGTTACAGAAGTCATTTTTTATCTCTCTAATTAATTGGATACTGTGTCTTTTGCTCAACAATTGGGTCTTAATTGTCGCTCATCAACAGATTTACTTAAACTATTAATAAAAGAGTAGCATTATCGGTTCTTAGTAATCAGTATTTTTATCGCTTAAAATTATGAACGATTTAACAGCACAGTCTCATATCAAGCTAGATCAATTTCTCAAATGGCAAGGAGTTGCTCAAACTGGAGGAGAAGCCAAAATTATTATCAAACAGGGACAGGTAGAAGTAAACGGAGAAGAAGAGATTAGACGAGGACGCAAATTAGTTACTGGCGATCGCGTTACCGTGGCAGGAATAACCCATCGAGTAGAGTTACAGTAGGGGCGAACGGTCGTTCGTTATAATCTATTGGAGAATTAATTATTATGCTCAAACAAGAAATAAAGACTCAAGGTATTGCAGCAGGAAGTTTACGTCGTGTGCATCATATTGCTTTCAATGTCCAAGATATGGAAGCATCAAAGTATTTTTACGGCAATATTTTAGGACTACACGAACTTAAGGGAGAAGAAGTTCCCTCAACCTTAGTTAAATTAGTTGCAGCAGGAAAAGTATGCAACTTTAAAACCCCCGACGGTACAATACTCGATCTATTTGCCGAGCCTGATTTATCACCTCCCGATCCCGATCCAGATAAGGGTTTTACCCGTGCTAATCATCTGGCTTTTGATATCAATCCACAGCTATTTGATGATGCAGTTACAACCCTAAAAGAGCTTCAAGTTCCTATTGCTATAGACGTGGTAACTCGTCTTACTGGCAGAGGTTTTTATATTTACGATCCTGACGGATTTATGATCGAAATTCGCTGCGATCCCTAAAAAATAAAGCAGTTAAAAAAAACGACCGCAAAAACAGTCGCTAGCCATGAGGTATGAATCAGCAGTTGATATTTAAACTATCGATGTTCAAAAACATTTTGATATTGCAATATATCTAAGGTAACAAATATGGGAATTGCTTGAAAGCACTGTTGCGCTAATTGATAGCGATTTTCTCGTTTTAACATCGTTGTCAGCTTGTCCTTGACATCTAACAGATAACGAACATCGTTGGCAGCGTAACTATATTGTTCGCTAGAAAGATTCTCTGCATCGCCCCAATCAGAACTTTGAGCTTTTTTATCTAACTCTACTCCCGCTAACTCCGTAACTAAACTTTTCAATCCATGACTAGAAGTATAGGTACGAGCTAGCTTACTGGCAATTTTGGTACAAAAAATGGGTGCAGTTTCAATGCCAAAGGTAATATTAAATTGAGCCACATCAAAACGAGCATAATGAAAAACTTTAGTAATATCCCATGAAGTCAATAATTTTTGCAAATTGGGAGCTTCGGTTTGTCCTTTAGCAATGCGAATTGCCGTGACATAACCCTGAGGATCGCATAGCTGCACTAAACACAGGCGATCGCGTCCCAAAACTAAACCCATAGTTTCCGTATCTATGGCAATCTCATCAGCAGACATATAGCGAGCTAGAGTGGCTGTATCTAGATCTTCATCATAAACTTGAACGTTTTCTAAAACCATATTTTTGATTTATTCTCGAATAAAAATTTGAGTAAAGTAGTATTTTTCTGGTTGATTTTTTGCTACTTCAATAACTGTTAAATTATAGTTTCTCACCATGCTTTGTCTAGATTAAAATACTTGTGGAATTGGACTATTTCTAAATATCGGTAAGTTTTCTAACTAATGTGACGTAAATTTACTCTGTCTCAAAAGCCGAGTAAAAGTGGATTAGATTCAGCCTGAAATGGCTTTACCTCAAAACGAACCTAATAATTGTATAGTTTGGGTGTATGCTTTTCGTTAGGTCACAGATTACTATAGTGTTTGTGCAGCAAACTAATCTATGATCATTGGTCAGCGTGAGGAGTAGCGAATTAATGGATTTTCGTCAAAGAGCATTAGAAACTCTAAAACAAACTAGCAGGACTTTTTATATTCCTATTGCTCGCTTGCCAGGAGAGTTACAGGATGCAGTAGCATCAGCTTATCTTTGTATGCGCGCGATCGATGAAGTTGAAGATACTCCTGACCTTGACAATCAGACTAAAGCTCAGCTTTTACGCAGCATCAGTCTAAGTTTACAAGAAACAACAGATGTTGACTCTTATCAGCGCATTGGGGCGAATTTAGCTGCTTATAATCATGTTTTGCCCGAAGTTAGTCTAAATATTGGAAAATGGGCTAGTCTAGCACCAGAAACAATCGCTCCGCGGATTTGTGACGCTACGGCTGCAATGGCAGATCGGATGGCTTATTGGGCAGAGCAAAACTGGACAATTACTACCGAAGCAGATTTAGACCGTTACACTTTTAGCGTCGCTGGAGCAGTAGGCTTATTATTATCAGATCTTTGGGGTTGGCACGACGGTACAGAAACAAATAGAACTCAAGCGATCGCTTTTGGACGAGGTTTACAGGCAGTTAATATTGTTCGTAATCGACAAGAAGACTCTTTAAGAGGAGTTAGCTTTATGCCTGAAGGCTGGACTAATGAAGATATTCAAGCTTATGCTCGTCGTCAACTTCAAGAGGCCAGTTTGTATATTCAAGCATTGCCTAAAAACAGTCCTGCTTTAGATTTTTGTCAGATTCCCTATATTTTAGCTAAAGGTACATTGGAAGCGATCGCTTTAGGCAAGCCTAAACTAAGTCGTCATGATGTTTTGAATTTGGTTGGTAAGCTAACTAAGATTAAATCTGCTTAATTAAATAAATAAAGTAGGGGCGAACAGCCGTTCGTTCGCTCCTACGATGCTGTAAATCCTAAATAACCTCTGGGGGTAATCATCCAGTTGGCATGATTGCGAGTGGTGGTATTGCCAATAATTACGGTAGTAAGCATATCGATGGACTGATCTAGCATTTTGTCGAGAGTGGTTAAAATAACCTGTTCGTCTTCTCGATAAGCACTATGAACGATCGCCACAGGAGTATCGGGCTGGCGATGTTGGGCGAATATTGATTGGGCGGTAACGATTTGTTGAGTGCGCTTTAGCGATCGCGGATTATATAAGGCGGTGATAAAATCTCCGCTGGCTGCTGCGGTTAATCTTGTTTGAATTACTTCCCAGGGGGTCAATAAGTCGCTGAGGCTAATGGCACAAAAATCGTGCATCAAAGGTGCGCCAACTTTAGAGGCTGCTGACTGTAGAGCTGAAATTCCTGGGTAGATTTTTACTTGAGGTGTTTTACCATTCCAGCCTCCCGCCTGTAATTCTTCTAATACTAAACCCGCCATACCATAGATACCGCAGTCTCCAGAAGAAACCACCGCCACGGTTAAACCCCATTGAGCTAGTTCTATAGCTCTTTTGGCTCGTTGTTGTTCTTGGGTAATAGGCGAAGCTTCCACTATTTGTCCTGGACGCTTTAGAGATTTAATTAGATCGAGATAGAGACTGTAGCCAATCACCACATCAGCTTCAGTGATTGCAGTCTGTGCTGCGGGGGTAATTTGTTCTAAGTTACCTGGACCAATGCCGACTAAATATAGCTTTCCTGTTCGTCCAAGATATTCAACGGTAGCTTGAGCGATCGCAATTGTTACCGCCCCTCCCAAAGCATCTGCTTTAAAGATTTGCTTAGACACTAAAAGATTTTCTCCTGCCAAAATAGCAGCAGCCTCCGCAACACTGGGAGTCCCTACCTCTTGCTGTACCACATCTGACGGGGTAGGCACATCTACCTGATTTAACTGTTGGGCATCAAAGGTTTTAAAGACTAAGTTGCGTCGCTGGCATATTTCGAGAATGCCTATCTCGTCAGCTTTGAGATTAATACTCGCAATTCCCGCGATCGCTTCTGAAGCCAAGTGATAGGTTCTACAGGTTTCATCAATAGCCTGCTCAATTAGTTCTCCTGATGTGCCTCGCTCACAACCAATGCCAAGCCACAATACTTTAGGATGCCACTGTACTTTAGGAAAGTCTCCTTGCGGAGCAAACTTTCTTTTAGTTGAACTAATCCAAATTCGCCCTTGGGGGCGAGTTTCTGCTTGAGCGTCGGCAAATCCAAAGCTAAATGGATGTTTTGCGGGTAAATGTTCCCGCCACAGAATCGAGCCAGCCTCTTGAATTACCTGAACTGTTTCTTGTTTAGCGATCGCTGCCATTACTCCTGTCCAATCTCCTTTTCCTTTACGCCAACCGTAGGTAAAGCCAAAAGTATCAATTGCTGGTAATGATAGATTATGGGATGCCCCTGTAATAATTGCGGTTGCACCGATTTGAGTAGCTACTAATTGAGCTAACAAATCTGCTTGACCCTGATGTCCGCTACAAAGACTGATTACATAGTCACCTTGAGCATCAATTACTACTACCGCAGGATCTTCTGCCTTACTTTTGAGTAATGGAGCAATTAGTCTTACCACCGCACCAGCAGCCAGGCAAAATACAAATGCCTCATGTTCTGTCCAAATAGACGCTAAATGTTCTTTAAGAGAGCCTTGGTAATGGTGAGAATTGCCTTGTTTCTCTATAGTAGAAGGTAGCCATAGTTGCAGGCTGGTGCTTTGAGATAAAGGCGTTAATATTTGTGCTGCTTGAGGATGGGTGGCGATCGCGGCAATAGAAGTAAACTGACTAAAAGAAGAATTGTCCAAGATGCTTTTTTGACTACAAACGAACAGACATCAACAATATAACAGCCTGAACTACTGAGTTTGTTAAAAGTATTAAAAGATATTGTGTCATTTAACATTCTTAATTATAGCAGTCGAAGTAAAGGTTAAGACGTTAAACAACTATCTCACGCAAAGACGCAGAGAGGTCATAAAGATGTCCTAATCTAATACCAAAAAGTATCGATCAAATAGATAGAGAAAAACAAATAAAAAAACCAATCGCGCATTGAAACACCATTAAAACAAGTATATTTAAGTTAAGATAATTCAATAAAATTAAAGAAAATTAAATTATTTGCAAGTCTGACGTTTAATTGTGTTATCAATACAAAATAAGCTCCCGTGATGTAATTCTTAATTGGAATATTGTCTATTTCTATTTTATTGTCTATTTTTTTTTGTGGTTTTTTAAAGCGGAAGTTTTTCACTTCTTAGTTAATCTTACGTTTCTTCAATGGGTTTTGATACTGGGAGGGTTTTGCGTATGCTTATTTTTTGCCAAAGATAAAATTAAATATTTTGTGATCTCATCTGTGAAGAAACTCAGGTATTTCAGCCCAAAAAAATACAGAATAAAATTACTAAGATCGATTCAAGAAAAGAATGCAGAAGAAAAAGGGGAAATTCTTGCAGCTTGGCTTAAAAACAATCTGTCAATTAACTTTGGTTTGATGATGTTATCTATGGTGGTCTTCAGTCATTATCCCCTTAAGATGCTAAATATGGTATCAGCAGCTATACTTATGTTCACTTTAATAGCTTACTTTTTTGTAAGTTTGGCTTTTGAAAAAAGAGCTTTGATTACCTTTGTTGGAACATATTCTTTAGTACCTGTTGCGTTTTATCCTTTTGCTTTTATAAGTGATTATACAGGTATCAACCTTTTTGAAACTTTGCCTGCTGATGTCATAAATTTCCTCAATTTAAACGTTTATAATCTTATTGAGACTGCTAATAAATTGTTTTTTTACTGCTCCTGGATGTGCTTTTATAGTTCTCTTTGTCATTTTATCTTCTCTCTTTACCAGGAATACTCTAACGTGGTTTTTTAATAAATTTTAAAACCCGCTTCAATCACTAAACCCAACATAGACAAATAATAAAGGCTTTACTAGAATAAAAAATGTGGGC
This DNA window, taken from Pleurocapsa sp. FMAR1, encodes the following:
- a CDS encoding S-layer homology domain-containing protein, encoding MTNPSPQDPQNPIPERRRRPASGVTFDEMIGIIVAFTTIGAILFWTLGGKKSGLANFGGLGGGNSLLSDSITTSTGFGLNNGVIGSKSDTNASMTKSDEREILNKLSQSESPVAFVPPSQELNLPAKVQKQSYQLDSGAKLVPLAGIAALPAITAKPEQNKNNITTQAPAKKKPQPPAFVETPAKKKPAIVPIGMPKDITDKDWIYPFVKQMNDNGLASALIGDKKFEPNKLITRASMATLISRAFDMQPETQGIIKFNDVSNGNEIAQDVDKAVRLGFMKGYSKNTFRPLENIPRYQVLVALATGLGLKPSQNADQALQKLKGSENLPDWAKEQVAAAYEANLIVNRPGFGEDSLMPNKSATRGEVAAMIHQALVQKGKLKPLESKYILKP
- the ylqF gene encoding ribosome biogenesis GTPase YlqF; translated protein: MSAPPIQWYPGHIAKAEKQLKEQLKKVDVVLEILDARIPFASHHPQIDSWIGSKPRIVVLNRMDMISESAKQDWTRWFQAQEKQPFFTNAKQGKGIKAIKSAAQKAGVATNQRRRDRGMRPRPVRAVVIGFPNVGKSALINRLVGQKIVVSERRAGVTRQLRWVKISDEIELLDAPGVIPWRLENQQDAIKLAICEDIGEASYDNQVVAAAAVDLLLSLGWEKALQSRFNFEPTGMTGEAFIQEVSARSFKGDKERVARQILHDFRTGNMGQISLELPSSVGAVREQPVREGSSEV
- a CDS encoding Uma2 family endonuclease translates to MEAIVKGMTFPFTIPQGFRITSEQFEQLAEVEQLARLELTANGELIVMSPTGGTAGGKNFNLYIDIGIWNRQTRLGKAFDSSTIFALPNGARRSPDVSWIVLERWNQLTQAQQDGFPPIAPDFVIELVSPSDLKNQRYRDLQAKMNEYLDNEVNLGWLIEPSAKTVEIYRLGQPVEILNNPQSLSGEDVLPGFTLELTEIFTA
- a CDS encoding undecaprenyldiphospho-muramoylpentapeptide beta-N-acetylglucosaminyltransferase, which codes for MKNKILLTGGGSAGHITVNLALIPLLIKSGWEVVYIGSFAGIERELIADFPEVTYHAIPTGKLRRYFDRQNFSDVFRVLKGIIEAYKIIRQEQPKIVFSKGGFVSVPVVLSSRLNNIPVITHESDLTPGLANRINMNFAQKICTTFPETLQHLPKDKGEFIGAVVRPELKQGDRERGRTFCQFDSTKPVILVTGGSLGSVYINQTVRSLLNKLLQEFQIIHICGKGNIDRSLEHQGYKQFEYVANELADLMCLADLVISRAGSNFLFEFLALKKPMILIPLPKKSSRGDQIDNAKVFERQGYAEVILEENLTEDSLLNTIHTVYSNRENYIKKMDNWNSDRSLAKLFDLITNSVS
- a CDS encoding alpha/beta fold hydrolase, producing MSIKTDKIQVGKFQWFYRQTELESERIPVLFLHGLPSHSYTWRQIMSLLADENIPSIAADWLGCGFSDKPNQKDFAYTPEAFLTGLQELITALKLEKFYLVVQGFLSSVGLQYAIQNPQQIEGLIILNTPITSSAKLPWLMKQLSLPVVGDMMTQDPLLVDRTIEKGSGFVVADRDLDVLRKPFLQSSDVGRSLMVILKKLQLNRTMPEIEAGLSQWSKPTLIIWGTADKWLDITDVQKLAAANSNITLIELPEAKHYPQEHWASDIAKEIVQFFRRKVF
- the psbQ gene encoding photosystem II protein PsbQ produces the protein MKIFRPILSLILVLVTTLLVSCGGSNVSAPPTYTPEKLQKIETYRIPLDIARQRISELGESISNENWSNAKSFLHGPLGSIRRDLTYLSKALLPDEQEPALEQAKDIFRHLENIDAAVSENNYSVATDQYKKVVSDLDTYASLIPQTEKPAKQAQKVTNKVEKSVNQAQKATTKAAEKSVNQAERAKSQAEDVFEGVKAEVNETIKEITPNFGEDT